A genomic stretch from Nitrospirota bacterium includes:
- the cysK gene encoding cysteine synthase A has product MTPAFRKEITELIGGTPLVRLNRLSREGSATIYAKVESFNPGGSVKDRICLNMINEAERQGRLKAGSTIVEPTSGNTGIGLALVSAVRGYKLILVMPESMSMERASLLSSYGAQLILTAAWEGMKGSIKEAESIVAQNPSYFMPDQFSNPANPAMHRQTTAVEIWDALGGKFDAFVAAVGTGGTITGCGEVFKERNPAIKVIAVEPAGSPVLSGGDPGPHKIQGIGAGFVPKVLNRKILDQVITVTDDEAYQTAKLLAKKEGLLVGISAGANVFAAQKVADELGPGKAVVTILPDTGERYISIEKYFNI; this is encoded by the coding sequence GTGACGCCCGCGTTCCGGAAGGAGATCACCGAGCTCATCGGCGGCACGCCGCTCGTCCGGCTGAACCGCCTCTCCCGCGAAGGCTCGGCGACGATCTACGCCAAGGTCGAGTCGTTCAACCCCGGCGGCAGCGTCAAGGATCGGATCTGCCTCAACATGATCAACGAGGCGGAGCGTCAGGGCCGGCTCAAGGCCGGCTCCACGATCGTCGAGCCCACGAGCGGGAACACGGGAATCGGGCTTGCGCTGGTCAGCGCCGTCCGCGGATACAAGCTGATCCTGGTCATGCCGGAGAGCATGAGCATGGAGCGGGCCAGCCTGCTTTCTTCCTACGGGGCGCAGCTCATCCTGACCGCCGCCTGGGAGGGAATGAAGGGCTCGATCAAGGAAGCCGAGAGCATCGTGGCGCAGAATCCGTCCTACTTCATGCCGGACCAGTTCTCGAATCCGGCCAATCCCGCGATGCACCGGCAGACGACCGCGGTGGAGATCTGGGACGCCCTGGGCGGCAAGTTCGACGCCTTCGTGGCTGCGGTGGGCACGGGCGGGACCATCACCGGCTGCGGAGAAGTGTTCAAGGAGCGCAACCCCGCCATCAAGGTCATCGCCGTCGAGCCGGCCGGCTCTCCGGTCCTCTCCGGCGGAGACCCGGGTCCCCACAAGATCCAAGGGATCGGGGCCGGCTTCGTCCCGAAGGTGCTGAACCGGAAGATCCTGGACCAGGTCATCACCGTCACGGACGACGAGGCCTACCAGACGGCCAAGCTCCTGGCCAAGAAGGAGGGGCTGTTGGTCGGCATCTCCGCCGGCGCCAACGTCTTCGCGGCGCAGAAGGTGGCCGACGAGCTGGGACCGGGCAAGGCCGTGGTCACGATCCTCCCCGACACAGGGGAGCGGTACATCAGCATCGAGAAATACTTTAACATCTAA
- a CDS encoding NAD(P)/FAD-dependent oxidoreductase, with translation MGGQDVKIETDVAVVGAGGGGAILGLALAQKGVRTLVLEQAPGPPGGLRGEILQPNGQQVLDRLGLLGELPAEATRAVRRFHFCEVGGERLCTVDYGMLPPPYNRAVVTLPNVVHHAILKALETRAPGALRYGTTFRALIRESRRVVGLTAGCAGTTVTVSAKLVVGADGALSRVREALGIRAELHRYPEGYLIAVLENPEGLEEARYFVGRKTILGLFPAGGRKVYLFYMIPADSMDRVKAAGLQALRERWLAIDPGLEGVVSSLKGWEQTAYMPTGRVRARTWVADGAALIGDAAHAMNPHASQGRMQAMVDAMTLADLVPSCLERGDWSAQALRAYEGLRRPQVEMLQRMADEQVMFWNTGNPFLAFLRDRVFQTLDRNRRLRYQVLATTAGLKAEPPFGWTDRLIAAGLLPDPKADRLPAEAVVPEA, from the coding sequence ATGGGCGGGCAGGACGTGAAGATCGAGACCGATGTGGCAGTGGTCGGGGCCGGGGGCGGGGGCGCGATCCTGGGCCTCGCGCTCGCGCAGAAGGGCGTGCGCACGCTGGTGCTGGAGCAGGCGCCAGGCCCGCCCGGCGGCCTGCGCGGCGAGATTCTCCAGCCCAACGGCCAGCAGGTGCTGGACCGTCTCGGGCTGCTCGGCGAGCTGCCGGCCGAGGCGACGAGAGCCGTGCGCCGGTTCCACTTCTGCGAGGTAGGGGGCGAACGGCTGTGCACGGTGGATTACGGCATGCTGCCACCGCCGTACAACCGCGCCGTCGTCACGCTCCCGAACGTCGTGCACCACGCGATCCTGAAGGCGTTGGAAACCAGGGCGCCCGGCGCACTTCGTTACGGGACCACCTTCAGGGCCCTGATCCGGGAAAGCCGGCGGGTGGTCGGGTTGACGGCCGGCTGTGCGGGAACGACCGTGACGGTGTCGGCCAAGCTCGTGGTCGGGGCCGACGGGGCCCTGTCGCGGGTGCGGGAGGCGCTGGGGATCCGGGCCGAACTGCACCGCTACCCGGAGGGGTACCTCATCGCCGTTCTGGAGAATCCCGAAGGGCTGGAGGAGGCCCGCTACTTCGTGGGCCGGAAGACGATCCTGGGGCTGTTTCCCGCCGGTGGGCGGAAGGTGTACCTGTTTTACATGATTCCCGCCGATTCGATGGACCGGGTCAAGGCCGCCGGGCTCCAGGCCCTGCGCGAGCGCTGGCTGGCGATTGACCCCGGCCTGGAAGGAGTCGTGTCCAGCTTGAAAGGATGGGAACAGACCGCCTACATGCCGACCGGGCGGGTTCGCGCCAGGACGTGGGTGGCCGACGGGGCGGCTCTGATCGGGGACGCGGCGCACGCGATGAATCCCCATGCTTCCCAGGGACGGATGCAGGCGATGGTGGATGCGATGACCCTGGCCGACCTCGTTCCCTCCTGTCTGGAGCGGGGGGACTGGTCCGCCCAGGCTCTGCGCGCCTATGAGGGCCTGCGCCGGCCTCAGGTGGAGATGTTGCAGCGGATGGCCGACGAGCAGGTTATGTTCTGGAATACGGGGAATCCATTCCTCGCCTTTCTTCGGGATCGCGTGTTCCAAACGCTGGACCGCAACCGGCGGCTCCGCTACCAGGTGCTGGCGACCACGGCCGGGCTGAAGGCCGAGCCTCCCTTTGGCTGGACGGACCGGCTGATCGCGGCGGGCCTGCTGCCTGATCCGAAGGCCGACCGTCTTCCGGCCGAGGCGGTGGTGCCGGAGGCCTGA
- a CDS encoding M67 family metallopeptidase → MLPLNVAALKIPRQILDEMVAHARELDPFECCGLLAGKGGSVTRHYRIANTVARDVRAVTVFDEANVKRLGDLSATTRAEVAYFMDPKEMLAAFKDMRERGLELAVIYHSHTHSPAYPSMTDVGLAYYPDAAYVIVSLEDKAKPDVRAYWIRNGQVLPAEVQAV, encoded by the coding sequence GTGCTCCCTCTGAACGTGGCCGCGCTGAAGATCCCCCGGCAGATCCTCGACGAGATGGTCGCGCACGCGCGAGAGCTGGACCCGTTCGAGTGCTGCGGGCTCCTCGCCGGCAAAGGCGGATCGGTCACCCGCCACTACCGGATCGCCAACACGGTGGCTAGGGACGTTCGGGCGGTCACAGTGTTCGACGAGGCCAACGTGAAGCGACTGGGTGACCTCTCCGCGACGACCCGCGCCGAGGTGGCCTACTTCATGGATCCCAAGGAGATGCTGGCGGCCTTCAAGGACATGCGGGAGCGGGGCCTCGAGTTGGCTGTCATCTACCACTCCCATACCCACTCCCCCGCCTACCCGTCCATGACCGACGTTGGCCTGGCTTACTATCCGGACGCGGCGTACGTGATCGTCTCGCTCGAAGACAAGGCCAAGCCCGACGTCCGCGCCTACTGGATCAGGAACGGCCAGGTGCTTCCAGCCGAGGTTCAGGCGGTCTGA
- a CDS encoding phospholipase D-like domain-containing protein produces MVASLTVPCLSWNWSGPAVGEAATVEIYYAPEDLPGDRLVSLYQKARRYIYVAVYGLTYPPAVKALVSAKKRGVDVRVLTDRGKLDDPKQRAALETLRLAGIPIKVNQHDGLMHLKQVVADDEVNTSGSMNQTTSGHRYNDERLDVITDPVTSAKARDKFLSMWDDAARYQAWR; encoded by the coding sequence ATGGTCGCCAGCCTGACGGTGCCGTGCCTGTCGTGGAACTGGTCTGGGCCGGCGGTGGGGGAGGCGGCCACCGTCGAGATCTACTATGCGCCGGAAGACCTGCCGGGTGACCGGCTCGTGTCCCTCTATCAGAAGGCCCGGCGCTACATCTACGTGGCCGTCTACGGCCTGACCTATCCGCCGGCGGTCAAGGCGCTGGTCTCGGCCAAGAAGCGGGGAGTGGACGTGCGGGTGCTCACGGACCGGGGGAAGCTCGACGATCCGAAGCAGCGGGCCGCCCTGGAGACGCTCCGTCTGGCCGGTATCCCCATCAAGGTGAATCAACACGACGGGCTGATGCACCTGAAGCAGGTCGTGGCGGACGACGAGGTGAACACCTCCGGCTCGATGAACCAGACGACGAGCGGCCACCGGTACAACGACGAGCGGCTGGACGTGATCACCGATCCGGTCACCAGTGCCAAGGCGCGTGACAAGTTCCTCTCCATGTGGGACGATGCCGCTCGCTACCAGGCTTGGCGGTGA
- the thrC gene encoding threonine synthase gives MSKMKALVCRECGKEYPTAALHVCELCFGPLEVKYNYDEIKQKVSRRSVEAGPHSMWRYIDLLPIEGPATVGPHAGFTPMVRARNLGAYLGLDELYIKNDTVNHPTLSFKDRVVAVALSRARELGYETVACASTGNLANSVAAHAAAAGMQCYVFIPGDLEAAKVLGNLIYRPNVVEVEGNYDDVNRLCSEIAAEHRWAFVNINIRPYYAEGSKTLAFETVEQLGWRPPDQVVVPMASGSLLTKIWKGLKEMQAIGLVDKVRTKVNGAQADGCSPIATAYKEGRDFFRPVKPKTIAKSLAIGNPADGYYALKTAAESGGAMDAVSDEEVVEGIKLLAQTEGIFAETAGGVTVGVLRKLVKQGAIKKGDVTVAYITGNGLKTQEAVIDAVGRPVRIQPSLVSFQRTFKMDKQGQGDA, from the coding sequence ATGAGCAAGATGAAAGCGCTGGTTTGCCGGGAGTGCGGGAAGGAATACCCGACCGCCGCGCTCCACGTCTGCGAGCTCTGCTTCGGTCCCCTGGAAGTCAAGTACAACTACGACGAGATCAAGCAGAAGGTCTCGCGCCGGAGCGTCGAGGCCGGTCCCCACAGCATGTGGCGGTACATCGACCTGCTCCCGATCGAAGGGCCCGCGACCGTGGGGCCGCACGCGGGCTTCACGCCGATGGTGCGGGCGCGCAACCTGGGCGCCTACCTCGGCTTGGACGAGCTCTACATCAAGAACGACACGGTCAACCACCCGACCCTCTCGTTCAAGGACCGGGTCGTGGCGGTCGCCCTCTCGCGGGCCCGAGAGTTGGGGTACGAGACCGTGGCCTGCGCCTCGACCGGCAACCTGGCCAATTCGGTGGCGGCCCACGCGGCGGCGGCCGGCATGCAGTGCTACGTGTTCATCCCCGGAGACCTGGAGGCGGCCAAGGTGCTCGGGAACCTCATCTACCGGCCCAATGTGGTCGAGGTGGAGGGCAACTATGACGACGTGAACCGGCTCTGCAGCGAGATCGCGGCGGAGCACCGATGGGCCTTCGTGAACATCAACATCCGGCCCTACTACGCGGAAGGCTCCAAGACGCTCGCGTTCGAGACGGTCGAGCAATTGGGGTGGCGGCCCCCCGACCAGGTGGTGGTCCCCATGGCCTCCGGCTCGCTGCTGACCAAGATCTGGAAGGGCCTCAAGGAGATGCAGGCGATCGGGCTGGTGGACAAGGTGCGGACGAAGGTCAACGGCGCCCAGGCTGACGGCTGTTCCCCGATCGCAACCGCCTACAAGGAGGGGCGGGACTTCTTCAGGCCGGTCAAGCCCAAGACCATCGCCAAATCCCTGGCCATCGGCAACCCGGCGGACGGCTACTACGCGCTGAAGACCGCCGCCGAGAGCGGCGGGGCGATGGACGCCGTGTCGGACGAGGAAGTGGTCGAGGGGATCAAGCTGCTCGCCCAGACCGAGGGCATCTTCGCCGAGACCGCCGGCGGGGTCACGGTCGGCGTGCTTCGGAAGCTGGTCAAGCAGGGGGCCATCAAGAAAGGCGACGTCACGGTGGCCTATATCACCGGCAACGGGCTCAAGACCCAGGAAGCCGTGATCGACGCGGTGGGACGGCCCGTCCGCATCCAACCGAGCCTGGTGAGCTTCCAGCGGACCTTCAAGATGGACAAACAGGGGCAGGGAGACGCATGA
- the moeB gene encoding molybdopterin-synthase adenylyltransferase MoeB gives MEFTDEQVTRYSRHILLPEVGGKGQKKIAKSRILIVGAGGLGSPAALYLAAAGVGTLGLIDSDAVDLSNLQRQVIHHTPDLGRPKVQSAKEKILALNPDVNVAAYEDRFMAKNALELVRQYDVVLDGVDNFPAKFLINDACVFAGKPLVHGGILRFDGRVMTIMPGKSACYRCVFKNPPPPGLVASCQEAGVIGVLAGIVGTIQATEALKLVLGIGRPLTDRMLDFDARRTSFREIRTRRNPKCPLCGEQPTITELIDHEPEVCELKQAQVEA, from the coding sequence ATGGAATTCACCGACGAACAAGTAACCCGATACAGCCGGCACATCCTGCTGCCGGAGGTGGGCGGGAAGGGCCAGAAGAAGATCGCCAAGTCCCGCATCCTGATCGTGGGAGCCGGCGGGCTCGGCTCCCCCGCCGCCCTGTACCTGGCCGCCGCGGGCGTGGGCACGCTCGGGCTGATCGACAGCGACGCGGTGGACCTTTCGAACCTCCAGCGCCAGGTGATCCACCACACGCCGGACTTGGGCCGCCCCAAGGTGCAATCGGCGAAGGAGAAGATCCTCGCCCTCAACCCCGACGTGAACGTGGCAGCCTACGAGGACCGGTTCATGGCGAAGAACGCCCTGGAGTTGGTCCGACAGTACGACGTGGTGCTCGACGGCGTGGACAACTTTCCCGCCAAGTTTCTGATCAACGACGCCTGCGTCTTCGCCGGCAAGCCGCTGGTGCACGGGGGCATCCTCCGGTTCGACGGGCGGGTGATGACGATCATGCCGGGAAAGTCGGCTTGCTACCGTTGCGTGTTCAAGAATCCCCCGCCGCCCGGCCTCGTTGCCTCCTGCCAGGAGGCGGGCGTGATCGGAGTCCTGGCCGGCATCGTCGGCACGATCCAGGCGACCGAGGCCTTGAAGCTGGTGCTGGGGATCGGCCGGCCGCTGACGGACCGGATGCTGGACTTCGACGCGCGCCGGACCTCGTTCCGGGAGATCAGGACGAGGCGGAACCCCAAGTGTCCGCTGTGCGGGGAGCAGCCGACGATCACGGAGCTGATCGATCACGAGCCGGAGGTCTGCGAGCTGAAGCAGGCTCAGGTTGAGGCTTAG
- a CDS encoding TPM domain-containing protein, with protein sequence MRRQTKKDGGQKNGPVCRFFSLLLIGCAVFAPGTVLGRAADKPPLPEPLGYVSDHAGVVDQDWKARIRSVCQDLERKTGVEMVVVTVRTVEPYATVNDYASALYERWGIGTAQRDHGVLVLAAIEERQAAITLGRSLIPVLKPQLLEQVRTRNITPAFRETQYGEGLYRTAVALASAMQDLRAGEPPRAHKKGVGGAITLFTSVGALFFLWWISRPDLRHPYGRIRRGEYWGSGLGGFGGNFGGFGGGTSGDGLR encoded by the coding sequence GTGAGACGCCAGACGAAAAAAGATGGAGGGCAAAAGAACGGACCGGTCTGCCGGTTCTTCAGTCTGCTCTTGATCGGTTGCGCCGTCTTCGCCCCTGGGACCGTCCTGGGACGGGCTGCGGACAAGCCGCCGCTCCCGGAGCCTCTGGGCTACGTGAGCGACCATGCCGGCGTCGTGGATCAGGACTGGAAGGCCCGCATCCGGTCGGTCTGTCAGGATCTGGAGCGGAAGACCGGGGTGGAGATGGTCGTCGTGACGGTCCGTACGGTCGAGCCCTATGCCACGGTCAACGACTATGCCTCGGCCTTGTACGAGCGCTGGGGGATCGGGACTGCGCAGCGGGACCATGGGGTGCTCGTGCTGGCGGCGATCGAAGAGCGGCAGGCGGCCATCACCCTGGGCCGCAGCCTGATTCCGGTCCTGAAGCCCCAACTCCTGGAGCAGGTCCGGACCCGCAATATCACGCCGGCGTTCCGCGAGACCCAGTACGGGGAAGGGCTTTACCGGACGGCCGTAGCCCTGGCTTCCGCCATGCAGGACCTCCGCGCGGGCGAGCCGCCCCGGGCCCACAAAAAAGGAGTGGGGGGCGCGATCACGCTGTTCACGAGCGTCGGCGCGCTGTTCTTTCTCTGGTGGATCAGTCGGCCGGACCTGCGCCATCCCTACGGACGGATCAGGCGGGGCGAGTATTGGGGGAGCGGGCTTGGCGGCTTCGGCGGCAACTTCGGCGGCTTCGGAGGAGGAACGAGCGGGGACGGGCTTAGGTAA
- the moeB gene encoding molybdopterin-synthase adenylyltransferase MoeB produces the protein MEFTDEQVQRYSRHIILPEVGGKGQKKLARAKVLVIGAGGLGSPSALYLAAAGVGTIGLVDGDVVDLSNLQRQILHTTATLGAPKVESGRRMLAALNPDVTVKTYQENVSADNVMRFLPDYDVILDGSDNFSTRFLINDACFFAKKTLISGSIFRFEGQLTTIKPHEGYPCYRCLYPEPPPAGLVPNCQEAGVLGVLAGTIGVLQAAEAIKEILGIGETLADKLLIYDALEMKFRKVSRPKDPACPLCGQHPTITDLGRDYTVACSL, from the coding sequence ATGGAATTCACCGACGAACAGGTCCAGCGGTACAGCCGCCACATCATCCTCCCCGAGGTCGGCGGCAAGGGACAGAAGAAGCTGGCCCGCGCCAAGGTGCTGGTCATCGGCGCCGGAGGGCTGGGCTCCCCGTCGGCCCTGTACCTGGCCGCCGCCGGCGTGGGCACGATCGGGCTGGTGGACGGCGACGTCGTGGACCTCTCGAACCTCCAGCGGCAGATCCTGCACACGACCGCGACGCTCGGAGCCCCCAAGGTCGAGTCGGGCCGGAGGATGCTGGCGGCCCTGAATCCCGACGTCACGGTCAAGACCTACCAGGAGAACGTCTCGGCCGACAACGTCATGCGGTTCCTGCCGGACTACGACGTCATTCTGGACGGATCTGACAACTTCTCCACCCGCTTCCTGATCAACGACGCCTGCTTCTTCGCCAAGAAGACGCTGATCTCTGGCAGCATCTTCCGCTTCGAAGGCCAGCTCACCACGATCAAACCTCACGAAGGTTACCCCTGCTATCGCTGCCTCTATCCGGAGCCGCCTCCGGCCGGGCTCGTGCCGAACTGCCAGGAGGCCGGCGTGCTGGGCGTGCTGGCCGGAACCATCGGCGTGCTCCAGGCGGCCGAAGCCATCAAGGAGATCCTGGGCATCGGCGAGACTCTGGCCGACAAGCTCCTGATCTACGACGCGCTGGAGATGAAGTTCCGCAAGGTCTCCCGCCCCAAAGATCCGGCTTGCCCGCTCTGCGGTCAGCATCCTACGATCACCGACCTGGGACGCGACTACACGGTAGCGTGCTCCCTCTGA
- a CDS encoding ATP-dependent Clp protease adaptor ClpS, whose translation MEESGTTLAVPETIEDRSTGSGDGLEARVVVYNCNCHTYQQVIRLLCEAIPGMNPTKAFELAWRIDHEGSATVYEGDRKTAEGIAKHLAGGGLRVALQ comes from the coding sequence ATGGAAGAATCGGGCACCACCCTGGCGGTTCCGGAAACCATCGAAGACCGGAGTACTGGCTCGGGCGACGGGCTGGAAGCCCGGGTGGTCGTCTATAACTGCAACTGCCACACCTACCAGCAGGTCATTCGTCTGCTTTGCGAGGCCATCCCCGGTATGAATCCCACCAAGGCCTTCGAGTTGGCCTGGCGCATTGACCACGAAGGAAGCGCCACCGTGTACGAAGGGGATCGCAAAACCGCGGAGGGGATTGCCAAGCACTTGGCCGGGGGCGGGCTGCGAGTGGCCTTGCAGTGA
- a CDS encoding NIL domain-containing protein, with protein MPSLRFHIRFPEDKIKEPIIYQIGHEYKVVTNVRRADVRETTGWMDVELTGETAEIERAVEGLRKKGVLVDPIELNVVE; from the coding sequence ATGCCCAGCCTCCGGTTTCACATCCGGTTCCCCGAGGACAAGATCAAGGAGCCGATCATCTACCAGATCGGCCACGAGTACAAGGTCGTGACCAACGTGCGCCGGGCGGACGTCCGCGAGACGACCGGCTGGATGGACGTGGAGCTGACGGGCGAAACCGCCGAGATCGAGCGGGCGGTCGAAGGGCTCAGGAAGAAGGGCGTCCTGGTCGACCCGATCGAATTGAACGTGGTCGAATAG
- a CDS encoding ubiquitin-like small modifier protein 1, protein MIKVRIPTPLRPLTKGQGEVEAKGASIEEMINHLEAQHPGLKNRLCDEKGELRRFVNIYVNEEDIRFLKGKDTALKDGDEISIVPAIAGGR, encoded by the coding sequence ATGATCAAGGTACGGATTCCGACCCCCCTGCGGCCTTTGACGAAAGGCCAGGGGGAAGTCGAGGCCAAGGGAGCGAGCATCGAGGAGATGATCAACCATCTGGAGGCCCAGCATCCGGGTTTGAAGAACCGGCTCTGCGACGAGAAGGGGGAACTCCGCCGCTTCGTGAACATCTACGTGAACGAAGAGGACATCCGCTTCCTGAAGGGCAAGGACACGGCGCTGAAGGACGGAGACGAGATCTCCATCGTGCCGGCCATCGCGGGAGGCCGTTGA
- a CDS encoding DUF3386 family protein, with product MEMYKREEGKTDVKDDPKARALLRQAFDKTARWQADFKGFTADLTVNVNGKETRGSVTVKGPRDVNVSLPDPDMQKWAEGQIAMIAVHRGPRSFEESDGKYALTVGDDAEHPLGPRLHIHGDGMHSFYRVKGERITQINRKMPHMAFTINVEDSAVTQDGKFLTTRYTVYYYSPQDGKLTNVESFSDSHVRVGASDLPATRRIISYENNDVVVRSLTFANHKML from the coding sequence ATGGAGATGTATAAGCGCGAAGAAGGCAAGACCGACGTCAAGGACGATCCCAAGGCCAGGGCCCTCCTGCGCCAGGCCTTCGACAAGACCGCCCGCTGGCAGGCGGACTTCAAGGGCTTCACGGCCGACTTGACCGTGAACGTCAACGGCAAGGAAACGCGGGGCAGCGTCACCGTCAAGGGGCCGAGGGACGTGAACGTGTCGCTCCCCGATCCGGACATGCAGAAATGGGCGGAGGGGCAGATCGCGATGATCGCCGTGCACCGGGGACCGAGGAGCTTCGAAGAATCCGACGGAAAGTACGCCCTGACAGTCGGCGACGATGCGGAGCACCCGTTGGGGCCACGGCTGCACATCCACGGGGACGGCATGCATTCGTTCTACCGGGTCAAGGGCGAACGGATCACCCAGATCAACCGGAAGATGCCCCACATGGCTTTCACGATCAACGTCGAGGACAGCGCCGTCACGCAGGATGGCAAGTTCCTCACCACCCGCTACACGGTCTATTACTACTCGCCGCAGGACGGCAAGCTGACCAACGTGGAGAGCTTCAGCGACTCGCACGTCCGGGTGGGAGCCTCGGACCTGCCGGCCACGAGGCGGATCATCTCCTACGAGAACAACGACGTGGTCGTGAGATCCCTCACCTTCGCGAACCACAAAATGCTCTGA
- the thiS gene encoding sulfur carrier protein ThiS: MLVKINGKAEEVQGATVLDLLKAKNIDPHMVAVELNSAMIEREHLATTPVKEGDQVEFLFYMGGGL; encoded by the coding sequence ATGCTCGTCAAGATCAACGGAAAAGCGGAAGAAGTCCAGGGGGCGACCGTCCTGGACCTGCTGAAGGCCAAGAACATCGATCCGCACATGGTGGCCGTCGAGTTGAACAGCGCGATGATCGAACGGGAACATCTCGCGACCACCCCCGTGAAGGAAGGTGACCAGGTGGAATTCCTGTTTTACATGGGTGGCGGTCTGTGA
- a CDS encoding DUF5069 domain-containing protein — MDLRTSYPRSVRIKLAGYVHLARMVDKARAALAGTLGEYIYPCPMDKRFLEFAGISTEEFLEAVRDRPDEAIADWIGHRAKPHTDAEREAWNRMMLTRGPDTEEKWAYFKSIRDRVDPTRTDITSWADLLDLEEGRAVPLERPQ; from the coding sequence ATGGATCTCCGCACCTCCTATCCCCGGAGCGTCCGAATCAAGCTGGCCGGCTACGTGCACCTGGCGCGCATGGTTGACAAGGCGCGGGCCGCGCTGGCCGGCACGCTCGGGGAGTACATCTATCCCTGCCCGATGGACAAACGGTTCCTCGAATTTGCCGGGATCTCGACCGAGGAGTTTCTGGAGGCCGTGCGAGACCGGCCCGACGAGGCGATCGCCGACTGGATCGGTCACCGCGCCAAGCCGCACACCGACGCGGAGCGGGAGGCCTGGAACCGGATGATGCTGACGCGGGGACCGGATACGGAAGAGAAGTGGGCTTACTTCAAGTCCATTCGGGACCGGGTGGACCCGACCCGCACCGACATCACGAGCTGGGCCGACCTGCTGGACTTGGAGGAAGGACGGGCAGTGCCCTTGGAAAGGCCCCAATAA
- the amrS gene encoding AmmeMemoRadiSam system radical SAM enzyme yields the protein MTKQAVQDHPLAKTLTGYTRPAAPDLCQVRPGNEVVCYACGHRCLIRDGRVGICKVRFNEQGTLRVPFGYVAALQCDPIEKKPFFHALPGSSALSFGMLGCDYHCGYCQNWLTSQALRDPDAVSSILPVSPARLVALAKEQGAPVLASTYNEPLITSEWAVEVFRLAKQTGLRTAYISNGNGTPEVLAYLRPWVDFYKVDLKGFSQEEYRKLGGQLAGVLDTIRRLFQMGFWLEVVTLIVPGFNDSEQELGAMTEFLASVSTDIPWHVTAFHKDYRMLEPDNTTARSLVQAAEIGQKRGLRYVYAGNLPGRVGPYEHTFCPGCGQAVVRRMGYRVLEVALDGNSCRRCGMTIPGVWT from the coding sequence ATGACCAAGCAAGCGGTACAAGACCACCCTCTGGCCAAGACTCTGACAGGCTACACGAGGCCCGCCGCGCCGGACCTCTGCCAAGTCCGCCCCGGGAACGAGGTGGTCTGTTACGCCTGCGGCCACCGGTGTCTGATCCGTGACGGACGCGTGGGCATCTGCAAGGTCCGGTTCAATGAGCAGGGCACCCTGAGAGTCCCCTTCGGCTATGTGGCGGCGCTGCAATGTGATCCGATCGAGAAGAAACCCTTCTTCCATGCCCTGCCCGGCTCTTCTGCCTTGAGCTTCGGCATGCTGGGCTGCGACTACCACTGCGGCTATTGTCAGAACTGGCTGACATCGCAGGCATTGCGCGATCCGGACGCGGTCAGCTCCATCTTGCCCGTCTCGCCAGCCCGGCTCGTTGCCCTCGCCAAGGAACAGGGGGCCCCGGTGCTCGCCAGCACCTACAACGAGCCATTGATCACGAGTGAATGGGCCGTGGAGGTTTTCCGTCTGGCGAAGCAGACCGGACTCAGGACAGCCTACATTTCCAATGGGAACGGTACGCCGGAAGTTCTGGCCTATCTCAGGCCCTGGGTGGATTTCTACAAGGTGGACTTGAAGGGGTTCTCCCAGGAGGAATATCGGAAGCTGGGCGGCCAGTTGGCCGGAGTGCTGGACACGATCCGGCGGCTGTTCCAGATGGGGTTCTGGCTGGAGGTCGTGACCCTGATCGTCCCGGGCTTCAACGACAGCGAACAGGAGTTGGGGGCGATGACCGAGTTCCTGGCCTCCGTCTCCACGGACATTCCCTGGCACGTGACCGCCTTCCACAAGGACTACCGGATGCTCGAGCCGGACAACACGACCGCCCGCTCGCTCGTCCAAGCAGCCGAGATCGGCCAGAAAAGGGGCCTCCGCTACGTCTATGCCGGCAACCTCCCCGGCCGGGTCGGGCCCTATGAACATACCTTCTGTCCCGGTTGCGGCCAGGCGGTCGTCAGGCGCATGGGCTATCGGGTGTTGGAGGTTGCTCTGGACGGAAACTCCTGCCGCCGCTGTGGAATGACCATCCCCGGCGTCTGGACCTGA